A genome region from Nicotiana tabacum cultivar K326 chromosome 13, ASM71507v2, whole genome shotgun sequence includes the following:
- the LOC107776317 gene encoding uncharacterized protein LOC107776317 isoform X2 translates to MAMYIRVKHDKSTYFIQCDPTETILQIKEKLYNLIDQSVNDQRLILVATGDVLDDSKSLADQKVENDAVVALTLRKGSLFCVSSVLMTMNLRM, encoded by the exons GCAATGTATATCCGTGTTAAGCATGACAAGTCCACATACTTTATTCAATGTGATCCAACCGAGACAATCCTACAAATAAAGGAGAAATTGTATAACCTCATAGATCAATCTGTTAATGATCAGCGATTAATCCTTGTAGCTACTGGTGATGTGTTGGACGACTCGAAGTCATTGGCTGATCAGAAG GTTGAAAATGATGCTGTGGTGGCACTGACTCTGAGGAAAGGTTCTCTCTTTTGTGTTTCTTCTGTTCTG